The Gemmatimonadota bacterium sequence TCCTTGTGCCCTTGGCAGCGTCCAACTTGTCGATCGCGTCCATGTAACCAAACCATTAACGCACGAATAATGGCTAGTCAATACCGGAAGCCTGCCACAGGCAAAAAACCCAGCGCCGTCTCTGGCGCACGTCTCCGTCGGCCCGAGGAATGCGATACCGTGGACAGAGTGATCGACTCCGAAAGCGACGACCCAGGCGACGGGAAGCTATCCAAGGCCGAGATGGCCAACGTGCGGGCATTCATCAAGGCACAGCTAGAGAGCGGGAAATCCCAGGCTGAGGTGGGGCAGCTGATGGGCAGCTCTCAAGGGCTCATCTCCCGCATCATGAGTGAGACGGCGCCCCACACCATCACCGTCGGGCGAGCTCAACGCATGGCACGCGCGGCCGCGATATCGTACGAAGTGCTTACCCGGGGTGCAGAGCTTGCAGGGCGATGGGAAACCGTGGATTCAAATAAACTTCGTGGGAGGGCTCTCGACGTACTAAGTAGTCTGTACGACGAGGAATTTTTGAGCGCGATGCAGGAACTGCCGGAGCCGCCGGGGAGTGCCAGTTGGACACTCGAGGAGTGGCACGATTTCCTCACAGACGTCCGAAAGGCTTGGAAGTCCGGCATCTTTGCCATTCCAGGCGTGCGCCCACCAAAGCGGCCATAGGCGGGCAGCCGGCCCGCGGCCGTGGTCTTTTCTGGCGGTGGCATGTCGATTTCGGTTGCAATCAATTAACACGTGCATATTAATACATGCATGGGCAACGACGACTTCGAACGCAACATCCTGATAGTCCTCCAACGCATTGCAGGCGCTCTCGAGTGCCTCTGCGACCACTTCGGCGCCGGCAAGGCCCCCAAGTCCAGCAAGCGGGGTGGCCGATGAGCCCCCTCCAACGCCGCCGCTGGACCTACGTCGGCCCCCAGGTATTCCCAGGCGTCGCCTCGATGCTGCTGGTCAACGACAGCATCGGGAGCACCCGTGCGCTGGTCTGCTACTGGCAGGACGAGCCGGTCCGGATTCGCGAGGTGGCCCAATGAGCCGCCTCTCCGCCATCAACGACAGCAACGAGCTGGCCCCCCGCGAGGCGTCGCCGCTGCCCATCCTCGACCAGTACGCGGAGCTTTGCAGGTGTATCCGCGCTGACCTTGCTGCTGGCTGGGAGCCACGCGGCTGCATTTGCGCCGGCCTTGCCGTCCAGCCTGACGCCTCCTTCGAGGCCTACGAGGCGACAGAGCCCGACGCGGCGGCCATCGCTGCCATCGGCGCGGCCCTGGCCTTGGAGCTGGCTTCGCAGCGGGCGCGGATTGCGTTCCTCAATGAGCAGATGGTGGCCGGCTGGGTGAAGCGGGTGTCGCTGTGAGCGGCCCGGCAGAGCAGGCGGCGTCCGAGATTGCTCGCCTCGAGATTGAGCTGGAGGAGTGCGACCCGGAAGAGCGCGAGGACATCGTGCGCGCCATCCGCGACATCGAACGCGACGAAGCTGACCGCGAGCGATGGGAGCAGGACGGCGAAGAGCGAGGCTGGCGATGACCCCCGCCCGTCCCAGGCGCGTGGAATGCGCCGCCTGTGAGGCCTGGATCCTGCCCGAGGACGCGGCCGAGTGGGATGAGCGGGAGCGCGCTTGGTACTGCGGCTGCCCGGGTAGCGCGCCGGGGGAGAACACGCCGCGAATCGTTTGCCCATATGCCAGTGAGCTTTATTGCGACGATGAAGCGGCGGAGCTGCCACCGATGCGCCACGAGCCCACGGCGCACTGCGGCTGGGGCGACCACGAAGCGGCGGCGAGCTCTGTGCACGTGATGGCCGATGACGATACCGCCTGTGAAGTTTGCATCCACGCGGACCAATTGGCGAAGGAAGAGGAGAGGCCCATGGCTGCGATGAGCGTCGAGAAGGTCAAGATGCGGCTGGAGCGCATCCGGTGGCAGGCCGAAGCGGAGGCCGATTCCGAAGCTGCCCACGGGCTCGAGGACGACCTGTGGAGCGATGTGCTGCGCGCCATTGCCGCCAACGAATGCGACGACCCCGTGAATTGCGCGAGGCTCGCGCTCACCACAGCAGATATCCGGTTCAAGCGCGATTGCGCATAAGGAGACGATATGGATACCAATGGTACGGCGCTCGCCAATGTGGCCGACGCGGAGATTGTGCCGCACGAATACGACGGCCTGACGATGGTCACGACGCCAGCGGAGGCAAAGAAGCGCCTCCTGGAGCTGCAGAGCTTCGTGCGCAGTGTGATGGTCAAGGGCGACGACTATGGCCGCATTCCTGGCACGCAGAAGGATACGCTCTACAAGGCAGGCGCCGAGAAGCTGGCCGAGCTCTACGGGTTCGCCTTCGCGTTCGAGATCGTCAAGCGGGTGGAGGACTGGGACAAGCCGCTGTTTTACTATGAGGCCAAGTGCACCCTGACGAGCCGCCGTGACGGTCGGTTCATCTGCGACGGCATGGGCTCTTGCAACTCCCGCGAGGACAAGTACGCCTGGCGGTGGCTCGGCGAGAAGTATCTGCCGCCTGGCATCGACAAGGCCGGCCTCAAGAAGAAGCGCTCCGGAAAGGGCAACAACACGTGGTGGAGCTTCCGCCTACCCAACGAGGATATTTTCTCGGTCATCAACACGCTTCAGAAGATGGCGTGCAAGCGCGCGCTGGTCATGGCTGTCATTGGGGCAACGCGGTCTAGCGCCCTGTTCACGCAAGACCTCGAGGATATGCCGCGCGAGGAGGAGCCAGAGGAGGAGGCGCAGCCGCTGGATCAGCAGCTCGATGCCGCTATCGTTGCCGAACAGGACAAGCTCGCCGCGCTCTTCGAGGCGGACCTGCGCCGGGCTGATACCGAAGAGAAGGTAATGGGCATCGGCCAGCTCATCGCACAGGCGCATGCGACCAAAAAGATTACCGACGCGCACCGGGCCAGCCTGCGCAAGACTTTCGCCGACGTCTCGAAAGGCTTCAAGTGAGACTCGCCCCCACGCGGCTCTTCCTGGCAGAGGCTGGCTGCCTCTATCCCTTCCGGCCCGAGGTGAAGCCGCCATCCGATCCGGAGAACGCTGCGATGCGTCGCGGCAAGTTGGTGCACGCGCTCATCGAGGCCGGAATCAAAGCGGGCGCTTTGCCGTTGGCGCAGTATCCGAAGGCGCGCGAGGAGGCCATGATGGCTGAGCACGGCTTCGAGTGGCAGAAGAACCGCGCGTCTGGCGCCCGCCTCGCGGAGCATGTGATCGGGCTGGATCCGTTCACTGGCGACGCGCGGCCATATGAGCACAAGGACCACGTCCCGCAGAATCACATGCCCATCATTGTGGACTTGGTCATTCTCGGCGACTTGGACATCTGCGACGAGGTGGAAGTGTGGGATTGGAAAACCGGATCGCCATTCTCGTCCTTCAGCTATGAGCCGCAGGCGTTCGCCAATGCGCTCGGCGTCGGCCTGCTCTTCGGAGCCGACAAGGTGACGACCGGGCTGGCCTACCTGTCGCCCGAAGGCGTGAAGCCCAAGAGCTGGACGCGCGACGTATTCGACTTCGCGGCGGACAAGGCGAAGCTGCGCATGTGGGCAGAGAAGGCCCCGACAGCGGAGCCGGTTGAGAACGACAAGTGCCGCTACTGCCCAGTGGGCAAGGCGGGGATGTGCCCAGCGAAGGCCAAGGCAGCATGATCTACGTCATCGTAATCCGCGCAGCGAGCTGTCGTGGGGACGCGTATGCCCGCGCCGGCGCCGCCCCCGATGCGGCAAGCGCATGGGTCATCCAGCCGCCCCTAGCTGTGCGGCCCAATGGCGATGGCCGCTATACCTACGTGCTAGGCCCTGATGTGCAGCAATTCGGCTCCATCGCCCTGGCCCGCCAATGGCGGCAGAAGCGGATCGCCTACCAGCGGACCAGGCGGCGGCCGATTGTGAACATGCGGGTCATGCGGGCGGATGTCGCGCGCGTGCCGGCGTGGGAGAGAGCGGGGTGATGCGGTGAACGTCTATTCGGAGCTTCGGATACGCGAGAGCGAGGACAAGGAGGACCGTCTCATGACCACCCGCGCGACGAGCGCCGAATGTTGGCGGCTGATCGACAAGTACGAGGGCACCGCGCACTGGCCGCCGAAGGGCTGCTGCTACGTGGTGAAGGTGACGAAGAGGCTGGTTAGGCGGCCTTGGAAGAAGCCCGTTTGACCGGGTCGAGAGGAACGGAGAAAAGACAATGGCGAAAGCGAAGACAGAAGAACCGGTTATCATAAACAACAAGGCGGACCCGCCTGAGATCTTGGCGACCTCGATTAGGGAAGTTGCGGAGGCGGCGCGCAAGCTTCTCGCAACGCGCCTGACGAAGAGGGCTATCCTGGTGCTGCTAAAGGACTCGTGTGGGCTGCCGATGCATGAGATCGAGAAGGTGCTCGACCACGCGGCAAGCCTCGATCGCTATGTCAAGCGCTGACCCTTCGGGTCCTCTTCGGAACAGCAACAACAGGCAGGGAGGGTATCAATGAACGAAGGCAGTACCGGCAAGCTGATAACGGCATCGATCCACGTAGCAACGGTGGGGCTAGGCCTCACAGGCGGCTTCATCATCGCGGACCACCTGCTGCTAGGCTGGCTCGCCATCGGTGGCAGCTTCCTGTGCTGCATTGCAACGCTGTGCAGGGGATGGGTTCTCGATGAGGAGAACGCCGAGCTTCGGGACGCGCTTGCGCCTACGCCATTGCGGATCGTGGGGCCGCTGCCACCGGCGCGGACGCCAGGCAGGCGGGCTACGGTGGACTGGGGCGAGGGGCGGCGGAGCTTGCCGAGGATACCGCTGCCAGAGATGGACGATGGTGCTACTGGGTCGTGGACACCGCCGAAGCAGGCGGCGTGATAGGATGGGGACGACGAGAGGAGAGCATCGATGATGGACCCAGCGTGGGCGATCATAGTCCTGCTATTTGCGTTCTCGATGGGCATCGCTGCCATGCCGAACGGAAAGGGGTAATGAAGGGCACATGGGAACCATGACCAATGAAGTACTGCGACGCGCGCTGACGTTGGCCTGCGAAGAGCTCGCCGCGGAGAACAACGCGCATTGGTACCAGGACGCTCCTCCGCCTAGTGCGGACGAATTGCGCGCCGAGTTCATAGAGCAGGCAACTGCGGAGTGCCCTGAAACCGAAGCGCCAGGCTTCGTGGTCGAAGGCTTGACGGCTGAGGATGCTTGCGTCATCGAGAATTGCACATTCACGAATAGCATCCCCGCTGAACTGCTACTCCCGGCAGAGGAGAGGTTTCGAAAGTTGAGAGAGGATTTCAAGATCGGCAAGGAGTTGCGGTACTTCGATGTCGTCGACTACGGAGCGACGATGAACGGCGTAACCGACGACTGGGAGGCCATTAAGGCGGCCATGAAAGCTGCCGAAGACTGGATCGCTTATGACGAGTCGAAGGTGGCGGTCGTAGTCTCCTCAAAGCCGGGCGAAGCACGTGTGAGCCATTCTGTAGGTGTGCCGTGGAACGCTATTTTTGAGGGATTTACATGGAGGCGCGATCCCTAAGCCTCCCCTTCCCTCCGCGGAGGCAGCGCCACGTCAGGATTCGTATCAGCCTCCCGCGGGTCCTCAGGCGCCGGCGCCGGGTCGGTCTCGCGAGTAGCGCGTCCCTCCCAGTCGATGAGGCCGGCCAGGTCGAAGCGTTCTGCTGTGGCGGTGTCGGCCAGGTAGACTAGCTCGTGCTGGTGCTGTTCGTTCCTGCGCTCGATGTAGTAATTGAGCGCTGACACTTCCGAGGACACGTGGGCGCCATACTGGTGCATGTTCCACGGATTGCCTGCATCAGGACGCACGGAGCCAGCGTTGTATGCGGCCGAGACCTTGGGGAAGTCGTCGCCGTACTTGTCACGCAAGAAGGCCACGTAGCGCGCTCCCACGTCGATGTTCGTCGCAGGGTCGAAGAGCGCGGCATCGGTCAGCCTACCCTTGAGTCCCGGGTTCGTGATCTGGAGCAGGCCTACGCCGGTGAGTGGGCGGCCATCAGGGGACACGATGGGGACCATCACTCCGTCTTCCCTGCGTTGACGCTCGATTCTGTAGGCTCGCGGGTTGAACCCGCTTTCCTGCCACTCCATGGCTGCGAGCCAGCCTTCGGGCAGGCTATACTTCTGCTCGGCGACGGTGTTGAGGTCGTGAAACTTGGCCTCGCCCACGTCGAATGCTTGCCGGCGCTCTGGGGCGAGCATCGGGAGCCGCTCAGCCGGCGGGTTCGGCCATACCCCGATGTCCCAGATGACCACGGCGCCGTCCTCTCGCCTTCTCCAGCCGTACACCGGTCAACCCCACTTCGCCGCGGCCTGGCCCTGAAGATCCGCCTCCCCGAGCTCGAGCAGGCCTTTCAAGTAGTCGGCGGGGATGGGGTCGCCGCTGAGGACCATCTGGGCGAGGTCGACCAGCTTGGGAATCATCGGGCCCACGCGATGCGGCATGAATGGCGCGAGGGCTCGGAGCACCGCCAGCGCTTCGGTTTCGATGGGGTTCATGGCATCTCCTTGCAGTTGAAGTCGAGACCACCGGGATAGGCCCGCTGGCAGTCCTCGCTGGCATTGGCGAGCGTTTGCGCGTCGGCGCAGGTCTTGGCCGTCTGGATGAACTCCGAGGCCTTCTTGTGGCACGCAGCGGCCGGCGGGATGCGGGCCGCGAGCGCCACGGTGTTCGAGCAGCCAGCGAGCGCCAGGGGGCCGATGACGCCAAGCCAGCGCAGGAAGGTGCGGAGGCGGCTCACTTGGCCACCGGGGACACGAGGCCGGCCACCAGGCGGTACAGCTTGGCGACGTCAACGCCTACCGCGGCGATGCCGTGTCCGACCTTGGTATCGCCAGCCCCGAGCACCGAAACGATGCCGTTGAGGCAGGTGAACCCGCCAGAGACGTAGCCGAGGATGAGAGCCGCCTGGGCTCCGTATGTCGTCAATGTTTGCAGCATGTTCATTCTCCTTCAGTGCAACAACCCGCTCCGGTGGGCCACTTCGAGCCCAACGGCAATCACGCCGAGCACAAGCCCGGCCCATTTCAAGAGCCGCCGCGGAAGGCTACGAAGGCGCTGGTTCTCCCTCTCCAGCTGCCGCACCTTCGCCTCCTTGGCCTCGTCGGCCAGGTCATTCCAACTCGCAAAGGCGCGGTCCGTCTGCCGCTGCTTGCGGTTCAGCTGGCGCACCTCCTCGGTCAGCTTCGCGGTCTGCTCGGTGAGCGCCACGGTCGCCTTGGCCAGCCGGTGATATTCGCCAAGGACGCGGCCCTCTAGTTCGAGGTGGTTGTGCCACTCGGCTTCTGTGATGTTGGCTGCGCTCATGCGTGGGTCACCAGTTTCCACCCGGTGTTACCCGAGCCTGTCTTTTTGACGTAGAGCTCGCCGTTTGTGGTATCGCAGCAGAGCGACCCTAGGTTTGCCGCCACCACGCTTTCGGGTGACCCGGCATTGTACGTAATGGACGTGGCGGCGCCGATGACCAGGTCCGCTACAAGCAACACCTGCCCGGCCGATGTCAGCCACCCGACCGTCGTCTCCGCGCCCCCGCCAGCTCCGTCGATCTGCCAGATCCAACGCACGCGCCCGCTCGGCTCGGCGGCTCCCTGGATCGGTTCGACCTGCTGATAGAAGTCGACCTGTTTAGACGCGCCCGTGGCGTCGGTTTTCCAGCCCTGCCCGGTGAGCTTTAGCCCAGGGGACCACTGCTGCGCACCGGCGGCTGCGGCCGTGTTGTTGACTGCCTGGAACGCCGCCTGGAGCGTCGTGCCAAGATTGTTGACCTCTCCCTGCGCCGATCTGACCGCGAGGTTCTCCTTGTACGAGCCAGCGGCCGGATAATTGACGGTATCGAGGTATTCAGCCGCCACGGTGTGGCCGAGGACCTTGTTGTACCACATGGCCATGTTGGCATCAGTGAGCGCCTGGATGTAAGCCCCATATTGCAGCGTCGCGACGCTCTGGCTGTCAACGACGTCGTTTTGTCGGACGGTCAGCCGCGTGGCGACTGCGGCAACCTCGGACGTGGATGCGGTGACGAATACGCCGACCGTGCCGCAATTGGCAATGCTGTTGTGGTGGATCTGCAAGTCGTTGATGATGTTGCTTGCGGCCTGTGTCGCCGTGTGCGTTCCGGTGCCGGCGCTCGTGAGCGTGATCGGAGTGCCACTCGGCGAGCTCGCGACGCGGAAGTCATCGGCGGAGACGGTGGCGACTACGTAGTAGGTGTGCCCGGCTGTGAGCCCGCCGATGGCTCCCCCGCTCGTCGTGTAGACGAATGCGTTTCCGGCAACGAAGCCGTGAGCCACGGCGTGCAAGTTGTTGCCGCTGCGCGTGACCGTTTTGGCGATGCCGGTGTTGGGCGTGCACGCGGTGCCCCAGCGGATCGCGCCCGAAGCGAAGCCGGAGATCTTGTTGTTGTAGATCTCCACCCCTCCGCCGACGCCTGGCACGCCGCAATTCCCCTCCATCGTCATGCCCCAGCTAAACCCGGGCGTCGCTGTGCCGGTCGTAAAGACGATGGTATTGCTGTGAATCTTGACGTCGTGAAAGCCCTTACCGTCCGTCCAGCCAATGGTCGAATTAGGAGCCACATCAATGCCGCTCTCGCCGCTCGCTCCGCCCTGCTTCAGGTTGAATTGATTGCCATGAACGGCGATGCGGAAACCGCCGGTGCCGAAGCCCTGGTAGAGGGTGATGCCCTGAATGATGCTCGTCGCCACATTCCCGCTGACGTCGATGTCGCCATAGTCTGCCTGGTCGCCGGCCAGGTTTAGAAACCGCTGCATGTCGGTTACGTTATTGCCGCTGATAACCGCGCCGAAGCCGTGGTATTCGATGGCCGTGCCTGGACGACAACGCGGGAATGTCGCCAGCGTGGCCGCTGAGATGGCGCCGCCGTCGAAGCGATTGTTGGCGATGACTACGCCTGTAGCGCCGCAGGCGATCCGGCTCGCGTCCCCGGCGTGCGGGTCGTCTGCGAGGTGAAGGTGGCGGCCGTTGGTGACGCGAACGTTGGTTGTCAACGTGGGGTCGCTGTACTGACCAAGAAGCACGTCGAAGGGGCCGTTGCAGTTCTTGTGCGTGACGTTGTCAACAGTGATGTTGTCGCCGCTCTGGATGGCGATCGACGCGCTATGCGAGTAGGTCACGCCACCGTAAGCGGCATTCTCGAACTGGTTGAAGTCGGAATTGTGATCAACGCAGAAGTTGCGGAATTGAACGTTGCTCGTAAACACGCGCGTTGCCGGGCTGCCGCTATCGAGCAGGCCAAATACCGCTGAATAGCCTCCACTGGCAACGGTTGTATGGCCAGGCCCAACCAGAACGTACGACGAATCGCCATCGCCGAGCACGGACACGCCGGAGCGAGGAATCACGAATTCGTGCTTAGGGCCGGTTGGCGCATCCTTTAGGTAGAAGAAGTATCCCGGCGGCAGGAATACGCTCCCGCCTCCCTGGGAATAGACGTAGTCGATCGCTTGCTGGAGCTTCTGGGCGTCGTCGTCTGCTTCGGTAATAAACGAGGCGTCACGATATAGCTTTCCGTCCGCCGGGTTGATGTACTTGCCGTTGGGAGACCCGAATGCGAGCACGCTGATGGCGATGCCGTAGGCGATCGGGTAGTTGACCCCAGACGGGTCCACGTATTGCGGCTTGTTGTTGGCGAAGCGAATGGTTCCGGTGCCCATGTCAAATTCCGTAGTGCAGCGCGGCGTAATTCTCCCACCGCGCGCGGTCGATGGCGTTTATCTGACTGCACATGACCACCTCGTCCACGTCGATGGCACAACTTCGCGTGCCGTCCGACAATGCACCTAGCGTGAGCCCGCTGATATTCCCAGTGCCCACAGTTGAACCGCTGATGACAGTCGAACCGTGAACGCGGCCGATGCTGCTAGCACCGTTCCACTCGGTCCAGATGAATGTCTTGGTGGCGGCCACGGTCGACGCGGTCGTGGCCCAATTGACCTCGGTGCCAGCATACATGGACCAGATGTGGCCAGCCGTCGTGGAGGCTGTGACGATGGCGCGCGCCACGGATCCGACTCCGTCAAACCACACGTCATGCGATGAGACTGCCGTATATGTCGGCTGCGTGACCACCATGCCAAGCGCGAACGGCTGACTGCATGTGAACGCGGCCGACTTCAGAAAGTCAGGGTGACCCGCTGTGCCGCGAAATCTGATGTTTGGCGTGCCGGATCCGGCGCGAATAAGCGGTTGCAGCCCGCCTGTGGCCTGCGACACGTCGTGGTTGAACCCAGACAGGTCCAGCCATGAGCTGGACTGCGCGTCGTAGGTGTTGTCGTTCGCATAGGTGCCAGCCGGGAAGTTCGCAGTAAGCCCGGTCGACCCAAGCACGTAGGTTGCCGCGGTGAGGACGCCGGTTTCCGCAAAGGTTGCTCCGTTGTCGATGGACCATCGGAACTTTGCCTGTCCCCGCGATGTGCCTCCGGTGACATCGTTTACCTCGATGCGAATCCCATATGTAAGCGCTGCTGTCCCGCTCAGCGTGACGGCCGGTGGCGTCGTGCCGCCCGCCGTCGTGGCGCTGCTCACTACCACTCCGGTGTCCGCGCGTAGCCAAAGAACGCACCCAGCCATGTCGCGAGGGAACCACGTGCGCCGCTTCCCGGACACCGGCAGGCCTAACGCTGTGACGCAAGCGCTACGCATCAGATGGCCAGCGCGTGAACGTTTTGGGTTGCCGAGCCGGTGATGGCAAAGAGCAGGCTCGCGTTGAGCACGCCAGGGAAAAACTCGCGGTCCCCCGGCTGGAGCTCGATGCCCTTGCCGGTGCTGCCAGATGTGACCCCGGTCGCCAGACCGACGTATACGGCCGATGTGTTCGCCAGCGGGCAACTAACCATGACGCCGATCGTGGCCACTGCGCTCGCAAACGCGTGCGAGTTGGTGTCGGCGAGCGACAGGTTTTGCCCGGTATCCACGCTTGCCGAAGCGAGCACAGCGTATGGCGTCGTATACATGACGCCCTTGGACGTGCCGAGCGGCGCCGTATTGTCGCCGTCCGTCAGGGTTCGCGGTGTCGCTGAATACTTGACCTTCATTGGCTACAGCCCTCCTAACTTCTGCGAGCCGGTAGCGAATGCCCCGGCAATGTCGATCTGCCTCTTGGGTGCCCCCTGCGGTTGCCCGCCTGCGCCCTGCTTGCGCTTTGCATACATGGCCTGCACGGTCGAGATGAACCGCGGCGCCATGGTCGGGGTGACCGGCGCCCCAAGGAATTTGCCGAGCTGGATCTGCTGCTCGTAGCTGATGTTCTTGCCCTTGCTCACCAGGTCCGCGTACTTCTCGAGCAGCTCTCCCTGCTTCTCGGCATAGAGCTTGGGCATCACGCCTTTCATCACCTCTACCTGGTCGCTGGAGAGCCGCCCGGCCTTGATGTCGGCGATGGTCTGCGCGGGGTCCACGCCTCGCACGGCCCGCAGCAGCTTGGCGCGGTCGGAGTCGTTCGGTGCCTGGGTGATCCGCGGCACCAGCGTGGCATTGCTCGACGGGGGCGTGGGGAGCTTCGACTGGACGACCTGCACGGCCTTCTGGATGGTCGCTCCCATCGCCTGGGCCACATTCGGGGCCGACTGCGCAACCTGCCCGATCGCGCCCGCTGTATGGTTCGCCAGCGACGCCGGGTTGGCCGCCGCATTGGCGACCCGAGAGGCAACCTGCTCATAGCGCTCCTTCGGCGTGGTCGCGACCTTGGCTGCCGGGTTCAGCATGGGCGCCTCGACGGCCGACTTCACCGCAGCGCTCTTAGCCCCCTCCAGCAGCGCCTTTACGCCCGCCGAAAGCTTGGTGTCCACGTCGGCCACGGCATGACTCAGGCCAGCCAGCCGCTCGAACGACTTCGCGGCAACGGAATTGCCGTAGGTGTTCGCCAGATGATTCGCCACTCCGCCCGCGAGCGATGCGCCAAGGGCTGGGATGCCGCCAGCGCCAGCGGCCAGCGTTCCGACAAAGCCTGAGGCCCCGGCCATCTTGTCGCTTAGCCCCACGGTATTGCGCGCGAGCGCCCGCCCGTTCGCATCGGTCGCGATGCGCTCAGCGTCCCCGAGGTTGCGGTAGCTGGTCTTGAGGGCCTGGTAGCGGCCCGTCATGGCCTTGTCGCCCATGGCCGCAACGGCGTTGTCTGTCGTCTGCGTGATGGCGTCCTCGAGCATGCCGCGCGCCTGGAGTAGCTGCGCCTGATGCTCGGGAGGGATTACGATGCCGCTCTTGCTCTTCGGATAGAGCAGGTCGTCCAGGTTCTTGCGGAACTCCACCGCATCCTTGAGGGACATCTTGGGCGCTACGTCGTTGGCGACTCCGCTGGCCGCGTGCTCGGCGTCAGCGCTGGCCTCGCCAAAGAAGCGCTTGAGGCTG is a genomic window containing:
- a CDS encoding PD-(D/E)XK nuclease family protein; the encoded protein is MKPPSDPENAAMRRGKLVHALIEAGIKAGALPLAQYPKAREEAMMAEHGFEWQKNRASGARLAEHVIGLDPFTGDARPYEHKDHVPQNHMPIIVDLVILGDLDICDEVEVWDWKTGSPFSSFSYEPQAFANALGVGLLFGADKVTTGLAYLSPEGVKPKSWTRDVFDFAADKAKLRMWAEKAPTAEPVENDKCRYCPVGKAGMCPAKAKAA
- a CDS encoding transglycosylase SLT domain-containing protein; translated protein: MLAPERRQAFDVGEAKFHDLNTVAEQKYSLPEGWLAAMEWQESGFNPRAYRIERQRREDGVMVPIVSPDGRPLTGVGLLQITNPGLKGRLTDAALFDPATNIDVGARYVAFLRDKYGDDFPKVSAAYNAGSVRPDAGNPWNMHQYGAHVSSEVSALNYYIERRNEQHQHELVYLADTATAERFDLAGLIDWEGRATRETDPAPAPEDPREADTNPDVALPPRREGEA